From a region of the Chitinophaga caseinilytica genome:
- a CDS encoding glycosyltransferase, translating into MIKNKDIIIVGLQPWDIEIGSNCKNIAAVMARSNRVLYVNRALDRISAFREKNDPKTIVRKQSIAGQAPDLRNITPNLWTLDPRALLESINWIPFAGLFDRFNRINNRRLADAINDAAARLGFRDPLLFIDNDFFRAFYLPEMLDGISGTIYYIRDNLTSQPYFRRHGVRLEHALMAKATLVAANSSWLASYARRHNPSSFDIGQGCDFSWMENGNGSPNPLLQDSGKPIVGYVGALIASRLDIRLMETLAAKHSEWQFVLVGPEDEAFRQSSLHAMANVLFTGNRPAAELPSWIQSFDVCINPQLVNPMTIGNYPRKIDEYLAFGKPVVATATEAMNMFAPYVYLSRNADEYAAAIGKGLAENDTEMPARRRSFALSHTWENSLAALERALDSVTHKTTENA; encoded by the coding sequence ATGATCAAGAACAAAGATATCATCATCGTGGGGCTGCAGCCCTGGGACATTGAGATCGGCAGCAATTGCAAAAATATTGCCGCCGTAATGGCCCGCAGCAACCGCGTGTTGTATGTTAACCGCGCGCTCGACCGTATTTCCGCGTTCCGCGAGAAAAATGACCCGAAAACGATCGTGCGCAAGCAAAGCATCGCCGGCCAGGCGCCCGACCTGCGCAATATTACGCCCAATCTCTGGACGCTCGATCCCCGCGCCCTGCTCGAATCCATCAACTGGATCCCTTTCGCCGGGCTGTTCGACCGTTTCAACCGTATCAATAACCGCCGGCTCGCCGATGCCATCAACGATGCTGCGGCGCGCCTCGGGTTCAGGGACCCGCTCCTTTTCATCGACAACGATTTTTTCCGTGCCTTTTACCTCCCCGAAATGCTGGACGGCATCAGCGGCACGATCTATTATATCCGCGACAATCTCACCAGCCAGCCTTATTTCCGGCGTCATGGCGTGCGGCTGGAACATGCGCTGATGGCGAAAGCGACCCTCGTTGCCGCTAATTCCTCCTGGCTCGCTTCGTATGCCCGCCGCCACAACCCTTCGTCGTTCGACATCGGCCAGGGCTGCGATTTCAGCTGGATGGAAAATGGAAACGGTTCCCCGAACCCGCTTTTGCAGGACAGCGGCAAACCCATAGTCGGATACGTGGGCGCGCTGATCGCTTCGCGGCTGGACATCCGGTTGATGGAAACCCTCGCCGCCAAACACTCCGAATGGCAATTCGTGCTCGTAGGCCCGGAAGACGAAGCCTTCCGCCAAAGCTCCCTCCATGCCATGGCCAATGTGCTTTTCACCGGCAACCGGCCGGCAGCGGAACTTCCGTCGTGGATACAGTCGTTCGACGTCTGCATCAACCCGCAGCTCGTAAACCCCATGACCATCGGGAATTACCCGCGCAAGATCGACGAGTACCTGGCGTTCGGCAAACCCGTTGTAGCCACGGCCACCGAGGCGATGAACATGTTTGCGCCATATGTTTATCTCTCCCGCAACGCAGACGAATACGCCGCGGCGATCGGCAAAGGCCTGGCGGAAAACGATACCGAAATGCCGGCGCGGCGCCGCTCCTTCGCACTGTCGCACACCTGGGAAAATTCCCTGGCGGCACTGGAGCGCGCACTCGATTCCGTAACGCATAAAACAACTGAAAATGCCTGA
- a CDS encoding TolC family protein, with translation MKKQAFILSFLLISALSSIAQTNPQQAPKSQQAIKDKLVELALNNPAIRIRTAERDKSVAELSKANGNWLNYVTASMNLNEITLRMRDLGGNQNGTQLYYPLWNVGINVPLGSFIGKANDVKIARRNIDIATEQQEVAKRQITALVLTKYQDYVTTKEQLSIQQELNDEDQAAFDQAEAKFATGGVTYEQYSAISKKYNDGRVRKLNLERDLIVVGLELEEIIGQKLETVVGK, from the coding sequence ATGAAAAAGCAAGCATTTATTCTCTCTTTTCTGCTGATCTCCGCGCTGTCTTCGATCGCGCAGACTAACCCGCAGCAGGCCCCCAAAAGCCAGCAGGCCATCAAAGACAAACTGGTGGAACTGGCGCTGAACAACCCCGCCATCCGCATCCGTACCGCGGAGCGCGACAAATCCGTGGCAGAGCTGAGCAAAGCCAACGGCAACTGGCTGAACTATGTGACCGCCAGCATGAACCTGAACGAAATCACCCTGAGAATGCGTGATCTCGGCGGCAATCAAAACGGCACCCAGCTCTATTATCCCCTGTGGAACGTAGGTATCAACGTACCCCTCGGTTCCTTCATCGGTAAAGCCAACGACGTGAAGATCGCCCGTCGCAACATCGACATCGCCACCGAGCAGCAGGAAGTTGCCAAACGCCAGATCACCGCGCTCGTGCTCACCAAGTACCAGGATTACGTGACCACGAAAGAGCAACTCTCCATTCAGCAGGAACTTAATGACGAAGACCAGGCAGCTTTCGACCAGGCTGAAGCCAAATTCGCTACCGGCGGCGTCACTTACGAACAATACAGCGCCATTTCCAAGAAATATAACGACGGGCGCGTGAGAAAACTCAACCTTGAAAGAGACCTGATCGTTGTGGGGCTCGAGCTGGAAGAAATTATCGGCCAGAAGCTCGAGACTGTAGTAGGAAAATAA
- a CDS encoding prolyl oligopeptidase family serine peptidase: MLRFTKKHIPVALISMLLWTVSTAKAQQTRDTVQLKATAFSTVSSLVFLPEGYHSNKMAYPVIIYLHGKSKSGNDLGKLLLEGIPYWLNRGKKIRAKNPVDKKFYDFIVVSPQAPSWGLKPDEIERLLNDVSAKYRIDPSRIYMTGYSAGGWATVMALTEKPALSARFAAVVPMSVSTIDDKNRKNFKMVADAKVHSWYFAGDQELHFKEDSQKYVDSTNKYGPGLAKMTVVPGFRHHSWISLYDPANKHGTGMNIYEWMLQYRK, encoded by the coding sequence ATGTTACGGTTCACAAAAAAGCATATTCCCGTTGCGCTCATCAGTATGTTGCTGTGGACGGTTTCAACCGCTAAGGCACAACAAACCAGGGACACCGTTCAGCTGAAAGCGACTGCATTCAGCACGGTGAGCTCGCTCGTATTCCTGCCGGAAGGCTATCATTCCAACAAAATGGCCTATCCGGTCATCATCTATCTGCACGGTAAAAGCAAGTCCGGGAACGATCTCGGGAAACTGCTGCTGGAAGGGATCCCCTACTGGCTCAACCGTGGAAAGAAAATACGGGCTAAAAACCCGGTAGACAAAAAGTTCTATGACTTCATCGTCGTTTCACCGCAGGCGCCCAGCTGGGGATTGAAGCCGGACGAGATCGAAAGGTTGCTGAACGACGTTTCCGCCAAATACCGCATCGATCCCAGCCGCATCTACATGACCGGTTATAGCGCCGGCGGATGGGCTACGGTAATGGCTTTGACGGAAAAGCCCGCGCTTTCCGCGAGGTTCGCGGCCGTGGTGCCGATGTCTGTGTCTACCATCGACGATAAAAACCGGAAGAACTTCAAAATGGTCGCAGATGCGAAGGTGCATAGCTGGTACTTTGCAGGCGACCAGGAATTGCATTTCAAGGAAGACAGCCAGAAATACGTAGACAGTACCAACAAGTACGGCCCAGGCTTGGCGAAGATGACGGTTGTGCCCGGTTTCCGGCATCATTCCTGGATTTCGCTCTACGATCCGGCTAATAAACATGGTACCGGTATGAACATCTACGAATGGATGCTCCAGTACCGCAAATAA
- a CDS encoding acyltransferase: MSQTQNGMAKGNRLAWIDYARGIAIILVLYRHIFEGITRSGVDAAEYQWLENANIIFYSFRMPLFFILSGIFIAKSLAKRDLSGLIRNKFSILLYPYILWSFIQITIQFALSGYVNADRSWADYGYVFLYPRRIDQFWYLYALFNVTVLYIIARERLKMKVGAQLVLGAALYLLSSYVSVQHIDLGFLYDICHYYVFFAIGELVSNWMLDQTKYTIYSSWKLFFVLLPVFVGGQWYFLHANLQHGSTLYVEEYQPVLFAVIALTGCASMLSLSFLLQRYDVLKPLKVAGFHSLYIYVSHVLVASAARMALVKIFGITSVPVLLAICLPLAVVVPILLYRLAMRCGAWWLYSLERPVPQKVATIKN, from the coding sequence ATGAGTCAGACGCAGAACGGCATGGCAAAGGGCAACAGGCTGGCGTGGATAGATTACGCCAGGGGCATCGCTATCATCCTGGTATTATACCGCCACATCTTCGAAGGGATCACCCGTTCCGGTGTGGATGCAGCCGAGTACCAGTGGCTGGAGAATGCCAACATCATTTTCTACAGCTTCCGCATGCCGCTGTTTTTCATCCTGTCGGGCATTTTCATCGCCAAAAGCCTGGCCAAGCGCGATTTGTCGGGTCTCATCCGCAACAAATTCAGCATCCTGCTTTATCCCTATATCTTGTGGTCGTTCATCCAGATAACGATCCAGTTCGCCCTGAGCGGATATGTGAATGCGGACCGGAGCTGGGCCGATTACGGGTATGTATTCCTGTATCCCCGCCGGATCGACCAGTTCTGGTACCTCTACGCCCTGTTCAACGTGACGGTGCTGTACATCATCGCGCGGGAAAGACTGAAAATGAAAGTAGGCGCGCAACTGGTGCTCGGAGCGGCGCTGTACCTGCTGAGCAGTTATGTTTCGGTACAGCACATCGACCTGGGTTTCCTGTACGACATTTGCCATTACTACGTGTTTTTCGCCATCGGCGAGCTGGTATCCAACTGGATGCTGGACCAAACGAAGTATACCATTTACAGCTCCTGGAAACTGTTTTTCGTGCTGCTGCCGGTATTTGTGGGGGGACAATGGTACTTCCTGCACGCCAATCTCCAGCACGGCAGTACGCTGTACGTGGAAGAATACCAGCCCGTGCTTTTTGCGGTGATCGCGCTGACGGGGTGCGCTTCCATGCTCAGCCTGTCGTTCCTGCTGCAACGCTACGACGTGCTGAAGCCCTTGAAGGTGGCGGGTTTCCATTCGCTCTACATCTATGTTTCGCATGTGCTCGTGGCTTCTGCGGCGAGGATGGCGCTCGTCAAGATTTTCGGCATCACCAGCGTGCCCGTGCTCCTGGCGATCTGCCTTCCGCTGGCGGTGGTAGTCCCGATCCTGCTGTACCGCCTGGCGATGCGCTGCGGGGCCTGGTGGCTGTATAGCCTGGAAAGGCCCGTACCGCAGAAAGTAGCAACTATAAAAAATTGA
- a CDS encoding GumC family protein, with product MDLIYLLKALLRRKWLIIICTLMAVVGAFLLTMNQEKLYKSVSQIATGFTSNEQVKLKDESFNIYEIDAKFSNVIEALKSPRVLGMTGYNMLLHDLQNPGKEFRQLTPEDKNSDVYKAMDKDKAIKILSQKYNEEKLLSSYNPEERQVLEILKLYKYDLETFRYVLYASRVARTDYIDIQYRSANPELSAYFVNQIVTEFFRNYESSRNMQSAQNIETLQKLVDQKKGELDGKIGNIKTMGTMDASVESSSKLEQISNFENRLADERTLLNTATLSLQQVNARLAEIDQSNSAAAASGNTANNELANLRKLMNDALNDYQAKGSNNTELYNKYLARKADYRNKLVAMAAVTPGATGGATKADLLQKKSDLELQIKSSQQNITDYEIKVRQLNSSIGAAASRSANNLALQKEVELAQQEYEGVKTRYDAALNNRIAPMENFRQILYGQPAVEPEPSKRIIILAMAAMAMFVFCCISIIFMEYIDLSIKTPSQFQKVTDLRLMGVVNRVNMKRVTFSNIFTDDALPAQSGAFRELLRKLRYEVGHSGKKVFLFTSPRAGEGKSTIIKALAHSLSLSHKKVLIIDTNFPHNTLTQDFEAKPVLEDFTLAETDSFEKQLATLVSPSGIEHVDVIGCKGGQFTPAEVLRPGNLLEQMSALKSRYDFIFLEGAQLNERSDSKELLKYADTIIAVVSARSSIKQTDKESIDYLASLNGHFTGAVLNLVEQQNIDL from the coding sequence TGATTATCATTTGCACTCTGATGGCGGTTGTCGGTGCCTTCTTGTTAACCATGAACCAGGAAAAGCTTTACAAATCCGTTTCCCAGATCGCTACCGGTTTTACCAGTAACGAACAGGTGAAACTGAAAGACGAAAGCTTTAACATCTACGAGATCGACGCCAAGTTCAGCAACGTCATCGAAGCCCTGAAATCGCCTCGTGTACTGGGTATGACCGGTTACAACATGTTGCTCCACGACCTTCAGAACCCCGGTAAGGAGTTCCGCCAGTTGACCCCGGAAGACAAAAACAGCGATGTATATAAGGCCATGGACAAAGACAAGGCCATCAAAATACTCAGCCAGAAATACAACGAGGAAAAGCTCCTCAGCTCCTACAACCCCGAAGAGCGGCAGGTGCTGGAGATCCTCAAACTCTACAAATACGATCTCGAAACATTCCGGTATGTGCTCTACGCCAGCCGCGTGGCGCGTACCGATTATATCGACATTCAGTACCGTTCGGCGAACCCCGAGCTGTCTGCCTATTTCGTGAACCAGATCGTGACCGAGTTTTTCCGGAACTACGAATCGTCCCGCAATATGCAATCGGCGCAGAACATCGAAACGTTGCAAAAGCTCGTAGACCAGAAGAAAGGCGAGCTGGACGGCAAGATCGGCAATATCAAGACCATGGGCACGATGGACGCCTCTGTAGAAAGCTCCAGCAAGCTGGAACAGATCAGCAATTTCGAGAACAGACTGGCCGACGAGCGTACCTTATTGAATACCGCTACCCTGTCGCTGCAACAGGTAAACGCCCGCCTGGCGGAAATCGACCAGAGCAACAGTGCGGCCGCCGCAAGCGGGAACACCGCCAACAACGAACTGGCGAACCTCCGCAAGCTCATGAATGACGCCCTGAACGACTACCAGGCCAAAGGCAGCAACAACACCGAGCTGTATAATAAATACCTCGCCAGGAAAGCGGATTACCGCAATAAACTGGTAGCCATGGCCGCCGTTACGCCCGGTGCAACCGGCGGCGCAACCAAAGCCGATCTCCTTCAGAAGAAAAGCGATCTGGAGCTCCAGATCAAAAGTTCCCAACAGAACATTACCGATTACGAGATCAAGGTCCGCCAGCTGAACTCCAGCATCGGTGCGGCTGCATCCCGCAGCGCCAACAACCTCGCCCTCCAGAAGGAAGTGGAACTGGCACAGCAGGAATACGAAGGCGTAAAAACCCGTTACGATGCGGCCCTCAACAACCGCATCGCGCCGATGGAGAACTTCCGCCAGATCCTGTATGGCCAACCCGCCGTAGAGCCCGAGCCCAGCAAACGCATTATCATCCTGGCAATGGCCGCCATGGCGATGTTCGTATTCTGCTGCATCTCCATCATCTTCATGGAATACATCGATCTGTCCATCAAAACTCCTTCCCAATTCCAGAAGGTGACAGACCTGCGCCTCATGGGCGTGGTGAACCGGGTGAACATGAAACGCGTCACTTTCAGCAATATCTTCACCGACGATGCGCTCCCCGCACAAAGCGGCGCTTTCCGCGAACTGCTCCGGAAGCTGCGCTATGAAGTTGGACATAGCGGTAAAAAAGTTTTCCTGTTTACCAGTCCGCGCGCCGGCGAAGGCAAATCCACCATCATTAAGGCCCTGGCCCACAGCCTCAGCCTCAGCCACAAGAAAGTGCTGATCATCGACACCAATTTCCCGCATAACACGCTCACGCAGGATTTCGAAGCGAAACCCGTGCTGGAGGATTTCACCCTCGCAGAAACCGACAGCTTCGAAAAACAACTGGCCACCCTTGTTTCCCCTTCCGGTATCGAACACGTAGACGTGATCGGCTGCAAGGGCGGACAATTCACGCCTGCCGAAGTGCTGCGCCCCGGTAACCTGCTGGAACAGATGAGCGCGCTGAAATCGCGGTACGACTTTATCTTCCTGGAAGGTGCGCAGCTGAACGAACGGTCAGACAGTAAAGAACTGCTGAAATATGCCGATACCATCATCGCCGTTGTATCGGCCAGATCGAGCATCAAGCAGACCGACAAGGAATCCATCGACTACCTGGCATCGCTGAACGGCCACTTTACCGGCGCGGTGCTGAACCTGGTAGAGCAACAAAATATCGATCTCTGA
- a CDS encoding oligosaccharide flippase family protein — MPAPTYSYWLKSGIYSGLQKAAVLLFGIGSVLLLTRFLTKEQMGVWNLFLMITGIIEICRQSLVKNAVIKYINGHPAESHRHIEGAALGLNVVITLLTGIVLAVAIVPLAGVLQAPDLDLVVWFFLPGLLLLIPFSHFEWMQNANADFKGIFWAYTCRQGTAFGLIVAHLVFQGPIGLLDLVLYFNAGIVAGTVAGWFFARKFISGAVKFHAEWMGRLWQFGRFVFATNISSSIFRNTDQFIVSSLISAPAVAMYGVCLRVSNLVDMPSQVLGDILFPRSAKMMEGGNLAGVRYYYEKAVGSILAIAVPASIVILLLPRLVIGIIAGAAYMEAATLLQLTILYGLFLPFIKQFGTIMDSIGKPKMNFYVITTTALLNVPICYGFTKAFGLHGAAYGMMTSYFICFLITQVYLRKTLGTNFLRTIGYSFRFYPEMYQVLRQRFILKPGSE, encoded by the coding sequence ATGCCTGCACCTACATACTCATACTGGCTGAAATCCGGCATCTACAGCGGATTGCAGAAGGCCGCCGTCCTTTTGTTCGGAATCGGGAGCGTACTCTTGCTCACCCGCTTCCTGACCAAAGAACAGATGGGTGTGTGGAACCTCTTCCTCATGATCACCGGCATCATCGAAATATGCCGGCAATCGCTCGTCAAAAATGCGGTGATCAAATACATCAACGGCCATCCCGCGGAATCGCACCGGCATATCGAAGGTGCGGCGCTGGGGCTGAACGTGGTGATCACGCTGTTGACCGGGATCGTGCTGGCAGTGGCCATCGTTCCGCTGGCTGGCGTGTTACAGGCGCCGGACCTCGACCTGGTGGTATGGTTCTTCCTGCCGGGGTTGCTGTTGCTCATCCCCTTTTCTCATTTTGAATGGATGCAGAACGCGAATGCGGATTTCAAGGGGATTTTCTGGGCGTATACCTGCCGCCAGGGCACGGCCTTCGGCCTGATCGTAGCGCACCTGGTGTTCCAGGGGCCGATCGGGCTGCTGGACCTGGTGCTGTATTTCAACGCCGGTATAGTGGCGGGAACGGTGGCGGGATGGTTCTTCGCCCGGAAGTTCATTTCCGGCGCGGTGAAATTCCATGCGGAATGGATGGGCAGGCTCTGGCAGTTCGGGCGGTTCGTATTCGCCACCAACATCAGTTCCAGCATTTTCCGCAATACCGACCAGTTCATCGTTTCCTCCCTCATCTCCGCGCCTGCCGTGGCCATGTACGGCGTTTGCCTGCGGGTTTCCAACCTGGTAGACATGCCTTCGCAGGTGCTGGGCGACATCCTTTTCCCCCGCAGCGCCAAAATGATGGAAGGCGGCAACCTGGCCGGTGTGCGGTATTATTATGAAAAGGCGGTAGGCTCCATTCTCGCCATCGCCGTTCCGGCCAGCATCGTTATCCTGCTGTTGCCGCGCCTGGTGATCGGCATCATCGCCGGTGCCGCGTATATGGAAGCCGCTACCCTGCTGCAACTGACGATCCTCTATGGGCTGTTCCTCCCTTTCATCAAGCAGTTCGGCACCATCATGGATTCTATCGGCAAACCGAAAATGAACTTTTACGTCATCACCACTACCGCGCTGTTGAACGTTCCCATCTGTTACGGGTTTACGAAAGCCTTCGGGCTGCATGGCGCGGCGTACGGGATGATGACTTCCTATTTCATCTGTTTCCTTATCACGCAAGTGTATCTGCGGAAGACGCTGGGCACGAATTTCCTGCGGACGATCGGTTATTCCTTCCGCTTTTACCCGGAAATGTACCAGGTGCTCCGTCAGCGTTTCATCCTAAAACCCGGCTCCGAATGA
- a CDS encoding O-antigen ligase family protein yields the protein MKALTAFILRNRTVSSLVDTPYFWVAMALVAGVIGYVVSYIDERLGLVIAAGLIGITVALICLFNTRNGFYIVTVLGFFMFYIKRFADDAIPMGAVCDVLLAVTFLGIYYRKTVLKERLWKYSSNIITLLYGINFGFLMVELFNPSMYSVAGWVFTVRKALNFIMIYFIGLHIFHTRQAIIDYVKLWVILSAIAGLYGCYQQWFGLLGFETNWVMSDPIRYKLYFQGGEIRKFSFLSDPTSFGILMAHGVVFSIILLLNAERKRDRKWLFFSTLCMALGMAYSGTRTAYFMIPAGLSLYVLMTITNRRTMFFAIGFMMLFCVLIFGPFYSNGTINRIRSTFEMSDDESLNVRDENRAKIQPYIFKHPLGGGVATSGVLGLEYNPEHPLAGFPPDSGYLRVAIETGWVGLILTCTIYFTILFTGIRNYYRSRSREFKIIYLGIVASIYAYIIANYAQVAIGQIPGALFFYSAVAMIVNLRGIEEASTQNQNSKISKTNAI from the coding sequence ATGAAAGCGCTGACCGCATTTATACTTCGGAACCGGACGGTTTCTTCGCTGGTAGACACGCCCTACTTCTGGGTGGCGATGGCGCTGGTGGCGGGCGTGATCGGATATGTCGTGAGCTATATCGACGAGCGCCTGGGGCTGGTTATCGCCGCAGGGCTTATCGGCATCACCGTGGCGCTCATTTGTCTTTTCAACACCCGCAACGGTTTTTACATCGTGACGGTGCTGGGTTTTTTCATGTTCTACATCAAGCGGTTCGCCGACGATGCCATCCCCATGGGTGCGGTTTGCGATGTGTTGCTGGCGGTTACGTTCCTGGGGATCTATTACCGGAAAACCGTGCTCAAAGAGCGCCTGTGGAAATATTCCAGCAACATCATTACCCTGCTCTACGGCATTAACTTCGGCTTCCTCATGGTAGAGCTTTTCAACCCGTCGATGTACTCCGTTGCCGGATGGGTGTTTACGGTCCGCAAGGCGCTGAACTTCATCATGATCTATTTTATCGGCCTGCACATCTTTCATACCCGCCAGGCGATCATCGATTATGTGAAATTATGGGTAATATTGTCTGCCATTGCAGGGCTGTATGGCTGTTACCAGCAATGGTTCGGATTGCTCGGGTTCGAAACGAACTGGGTGATGTCTGACCCTATCCGCTACAAACTTTATTTCCAGGGTGGTGAAATCCGGAAGTTCTCCTTCCTTTCCGACCCCACTTCATTCGGGATCCTCATGGCACACGGCGTCGTGTTCTCCATCATCCTGTTGCTGAACGCGGAAAGAAAGCGCGACCGGAAATGGCTCTTCTTTTCCACGTTGTGCATGGCGCTGGGGATGGCCTATTCCGGGACACGCACGGCTTACTTCATGATCCCGGCGGGATTATCGCTGTACGTGCTGATGACCATCACCAACCGGAGGACGATGTTTTTCGCCATCGGGTTCATGATGCTGTTCTGTGTGCTGATATTCGGGCCGTTCTACAGCAACGGTACCATCAATCGCATCCGTTCCACGTTCGAGATGTCTGACGATGAATCGTTGAACGTGCGCGACGAGAACCGCGCCAAGATACAGCCGTACATTTTCAAACACCCCCTGGGCGGCGGTGTGGCCACCAGCGGTGTGTTGGGCCTGGAATACAACCCGGAGCACCCGCTCGCGGGGTTCCCGCCGGACAGCGGCTACCTCCGCGTAGCGATCGAAACCGGATGGGTGGGGCTGATCCTGACCTGTACCATTTACTTCACGATCCTTTTTACCGGTATCCGGAACTATTACCGGAGCCGGTCGAGGGAATTCAAAATTATATATCTCGGCATCGTAGCCAGCATCTATGCATATATCATCGCGAATTATGCGCAGGTGGCCATCGGGCAGATACCGGGCGCGCTGTTCTTTTACAGCGCCGTAGCCATGATCGTGAACCTCCGCGGGATCGAGGAGGCGTCAACTCAAAATCAGAATTCAAAAATTTCTAAAACAAATGCAATATGA